The proteins below come from a single Rosa rugosa chromosome 2, drRosRugo1.1, whole genome shotgun sequence genomic window:
- the LOC133731699 gene encoding UDP-D-apiose/UDP-D-xylose synthase 2 has product MASAAARVDLDGKPIKPMTICMIGAGGFIGSHLCEKLMAETPHKVLALDVYNDKIKHLLEPSDGHPWSDRIQFHRLNIKHDSRLEGLIKTSDLTINLAAICTPADYNTRPLDTIYSNFIDALPVVKYCSENNKRLIHFSTCEVYGKTIGSFLPKDSPLRQDPAYYLLKEDDSPCIFGSIEKQRWSYACAKQLIERLIYAEGAENGLEFTIVRPFNWIGPRMDFIPGIDGPSEGVPRVLACFSNNLLRREPLKLVDGGESQRTFVYIKDAIDAVMLMIENSARANGHIFNVGNPNNEVTVRQLGEMMTEVYAKVSGEPKLEQPTIDVSSKEFYGVGYDDSDKRIPDMTIINRQLGWNPKTSLWDLLESTLTYQHRTYAEAIKKAISQPASTN; this is encoded by the exons atggcgTCGGCGGCGGCGAGAGTAGATCTGGACGGCAAGCCGATAAAGCCGATGACGATATGCATGATCGGAGCCGGAGGGTTCATTGGGTCCCACCTCTGCGAGAAGCTGATGGCGGAGACGCCGCACAAGGTTCTAGCCCTGGACGTGTACAATGACAAGATCAAGCACCTGCTGGAGCCATCGGACGGTCATCCTTGGTCCGATCGCATCCAGTTCCACCGCCTCAACATCAAGCACGACTCGCGCCTCGAAGGCCTCATCAAGACCTCAGATCTG ACCATCAATCTCGCCGCGATCTGTACTCCGGCGGACTACAACACGCGCCCGCTGGACACTATCTACAGTAACTTCATCGATGCCTTGCCTGTG GTGAAGTACTGTTCTGAAAACAACAAGCGCTTGATTCACTTTTCGACTTGTGAAGTGTATGGGAAGACCATTGGAAGCTTTCTTCCTAAAGATAGCCCTCTTCGTCAG GATCCTGCTTATTATCTGCTTAAAGAAGATGATTCCCCTTGCATCTTTGGGTCTATTGAGAAGCAGAGATGGTCATATGCATGTGCAAAGCAATTGATTGAGAGGCTGATATATG CTGAGGGCGCAGAAAATGGTCTTGAGTTTACCATTGTGAGACCCTTTAACTGGATTGGACCTAGGATGGATTTCATTCCTGGGATTGATGGCCCAAGTGAGGGTGTTCCAAGAGTTCTAGCATGCTTTAGTAAT AATCTTCTTCGTCGTGAACCACTCAAGCTTGTAGATGGTGGCGAATCCCAAAGAACTTTTGTTTATATAAAGGATGCTATTGATGCCGTTATGTTGATGATT GAAAATTCTGCTAGGGCCAATGGTCACATTTTCAATGTGGGCAACCCCAACAATGAAGTCACAGTTAGGCAGCTTGGTGAAATGATGACTGAG GTTTATGCAAAGGTAAGTGGTGAGCCAAAACTCGAGCAACCAACTATTGATGTCAGCTCTAAGGAGTTCTATGGAGTGGGATATGATGATAGTGACAAGAGAATTCCAGACATGACTATCATCAACAGGCAGCTTG GCTGGAATCCAAAGACTTCACTATGGGACTTGCTTGAATCAACCCTGACCTATCAGCACAGGACTTATGCCGAGGCTATTAAGAAGGCCATATCCCAACCAGCTTCTACAAACTAA
- the LOC133731767 gene encoding BTB/POZ domain-containing protein At3g44820 — protein sequence MPPARKVSEFFREGNDWFCKAGLPSDITVVVDGVSFHLHKFPLISKCGKIARLYEESERKHEKILTTVLEEFPGGPDMFLIAAKFCYGMRVELTSRNIVMVYCAADYLEMIDEFGEENLLSKSESFFYKNILHNWKDCILALQSSEPVLQRAEKLHIINKCVNALSVMVCTDPSLFGWPMMMYGSLQSPGGSILWNGINTGARIRSSESDWWFEDISYLSVSLFERLIKAMETKGIRPENILGAVMHYTRKYLPGLGRWQGGQQGIPRTVTSFSFTPIALDQRVVLESIEKLLPQKKGKSFCRFLLGLLRVALILGASQTCKDSLEKRIGRQLEFATLDGLLIPTYSDAETLYDIDTVQRIIQHFMSSESKVTPFSPASVELETSPSSGPLRLVAKLIDSYIAEVASDVALKPGKIRSLAEALPDSSRTLHDGLYRSLDIYFKAHPWLTDKEKEELCNIIDFQKLSIDACAHASQNERLPLRVVLQVLFFEQMHLRTALAGHLNVLETESAPTGPVNVQAEMAGQIIQRDGWVTMVRENRVLKVDMDKMRSRVGELEQEFSKIKQEMKKVSKSHSSLSSPRVVARRIGCNLLSRPSDDKPVTIGSTGPSPRASVEQARFSCHSRHKKSFSLF from the exons ATGCCTCCTGCTAGGAAGGTTTCTGAGTTTTTCAGAGAAGGCAATGACtg GTTTTGCAAAGCCGGATTGCCGAGTGATATTACTGTTGTGGTGGATGGTGTAAGCTTCCATCTTCATAAG TTTCCTCTCATATCAAAATGTGGGAAGATAGCACGTTTATATGAAGAGTCCGAAAGGAAACATGAGAAGATTCTCACTACAGTTCTTGAGGAATTCCCTGGTGGCCCTGACATGTTCCTGATCGCAGCTAAATTCTGCTATGGTATGCGGGTGGAATTGACTTCAAGAAACATAGTAATGGTGTACTGTGCAGCGGACTACCTTGAAATGATAGATGAGTTTGGAGAAGAAAACTTACTCTCAAAGTCGGAGAGTTTTTTCTATAAGAATATACTTCACAACTGGAAAGACTGTATCTTGGCTCTTCAAAGTTCTGAGCCTGTTCTCCAAAGGGCAGAAAAACTTCACATAATAAACAAATGTGTAAATGCTTTATCGGTGATGGTTTGTACTGATCCTAGTTTATTTGGGTGGCCCATGATGATGTATGGTAGCTTACAGAGTCCTGGTGGAAGCATCCTATGGAATGGAATTAATACTGGAGCAAGGATTCGAAGCTCCGAGTCTGATTGGTGGTTTGAAGACATCTCATACCTCAGTGTGAGTTTGTTTGAGAGACTCATCAAGGCAATGGAAACGAAGGGTATAAGACCCGAAAACATTCTAGGTGCTGTAATGCACTATACCAGAAAATACCTACCTGGCCTGGGCAGATGGCAGGGTGGACAACAGGGTATACCCAGGACAGTTACAAGTTTTAGTTTTACACCCATTGCCCTAGATCAAAGGGTAGTTTTAGAAAGCATTGAGAAACTTCTTCCCCAAAAGAAAGGTAAATCATTTTGCCGGTTTTTGCTTGGACTTCTTCGTGTTGCATTAATATTGGGAGCCAGTCAAACCTGCAAGGACTCTTTAGAGAAGAGAATAGGCAGGCAACTGGAATTTGCAACTTTAGATGGTCTTCTGATTCCTACATATTCAGATGCTGAGACATTGTATGATATTGACACTGTTCAACGGATAATCCAACATTTCATGTCATCAGAATCGAAGGTTACACCATTTTCTCCAGCATCAGTTGAACTGGAAACATCTCCATCATCGGGACCATTAAGGTTAGTGGCAAAGCTGATAGATAGCTACATTGCGGAGGTTGCTTCAGATGTTGCTCTAAAGCCTGGAAAGATACGCTCTCTTGCAGAGGCTCTTCCAGATTCTTCAAGAACTTTGCATGATGGGCTGTATCGGTCACTTGATATATACTTCAAG GCGCATCCTTGGCTCACAGATAAGGAGAAGGAAGAACTTTGCAACATCATTGACTTCCAGAAACTCTCTATTGATGCATGTGCCCATGCATCCCAAAATGAAAGGTTGCCGCTTAGAGTTGTTCTTCAAGTCCTGTTCTTTGAGCAGATGCATTTGAGAACTGCTCTAGCTGGTCATCTGAATGTCTTGGAAACAGAAAGTGCCCCTACAGGTCCTGTTAATGTCCAAGCTGAGATGGCTGGCCAGATTATACAGAGGGATGGGTGGGTGACTATGGTGCGTGAGAACCGGGTTTTAAAGGTGGATATGGACAAGATGAGATCTAGAGTTGGAGAGCTCGAACAAGAATTTAGTAAAATAAAGCAAGAGATGAAAAAGGTGTCCAAATCACATAGTTCCCTCAGTTCGCCTCGTGTGGTTGCCAGGAGAATTGGGTGCAATCTTCTTTCACGACCTTCAGATGATAAACCAGTGACCATTGGAAGTACCGGGCCCTCCCCAAGAGCATCAGTTGAGCAGGCACGTTTTTCCTGCCATTCTAGACACAAGAAAAGTTTTTcattgttttga
- the LOC133733996 gene encoding protein RETICULATA-RELATED 1, chloroplastic translates to MSLCSPPSHFHLSNAVVSHYHGPDLINLPLQCPQNPKPSPEPSASLKLAAPVRNRGFRLNCLRSDTPISIAPQNGDFTEPKIDGGGGGGRDGGDSSSGGGGGGGGGGGEGGGNEEDAEGEEFGPLLRFDEVMKETEARGVELPLDMLEAAKTTGLRKEFLLRYLALQGSVWPLGFLMKYCSMLRNRMLADPSFLFKVGTEIVIDSCCATFAEVQKRGKDFWNEFELYAADLLVGIVVDIALVGMLAPYARIGKPSVSHGLFGRIQQACAALPSSVFEAERPGCRFSMKQRVASFFYKGVLYGSVGFVCGIIGQGIANLIMNAKRSIKKSEEDIPVPPLVKSAALWGVFLAFSSNTRYQIVNGLEGLVEASPLAKRVPPVAMAFTIGVRFANNIYGGMQFVDWAKLSGVQ, encoded by the exons ATGTCACTCTGTTCGCCACCATCGCATTTTCACCTCTCAAACGCCGTCGTTTCGCACTACCACGGCCCCGACCTTATTAACCTCCCTCTCCAATGtccccaaaaccctaaaccctctCCCGAGCCCTCAGCTTCGTTAAAGCTCGCGGCTCCTGTCCGCAACCGCGGCTTCCGCCTCAATTGCCTGAGATCAGATACGCCGATCTCCATTGCGCCGCAGAATGGCGATTTCACCGAGCCGAAAAtcgacggcggcggcggcggaggccGTGACGGCGGGGATTCCTCCtccggtggtggtggtggtggtggtggaggtggaggagagGGCGGTGGCAATGAGGAGGATGCGGAGGGGGAGGAGTTTGGGCCGTTGTTGAGGTTTGATGAGGTGATGAAGGAGACTGAAGCTCGCGGAGTGGAGCTTCCTTTGGATATGCTCGAGGCTGCTAAGACTACTGGCCTTCGTAAAGAGTTTCTTCTCCGCTACTTGGCTTTACAG GGGTCAGTTTGGCCACTGGGCTTTTTGATGAAGTACTGCTCTATGCTACGTAATCGAATGTTGGCTGATCCTTCCTTTCTGTTTAAAGTTGGGACGGAG ATAGTCATAGATTCTTGTTGTGCAACATTTGCAGAAGTTCAGAAAAGGGGGAAGGACTTCTGGAATGAGTTTGAGTTGTATGCCGCGGATCTTTTGGTTGGAATTGTTGTTGACATTGCTTTGGTTGGTATGTTGGCACCCTATGCTCGAATAGGAAAACCGTCAGTATCACATGGTTTATTTGGACGCATACAACAAGCTTGTGCGGCTCTCCCTAGCAG CGTCTTTGAAGCTGAAAGGCCAGGATGTAGATTCTCAATGAAGCAGAGAGTAGCCTCATTCTTCTATAAG GGTGTGTTGTATGGTTCAGTTGGTTTTGTATGTGGTATTATTGGACAAGGGATTGCTAACCTGATCATGAATGCCAAACG GAGCATTAAGAAGTCAGAAGAGGACATACCTGTGCCTCCTCTTGTGAAAAGTGCTGCTCTTTGGG GTGTATTTCTTGCTTTCTCGTCCAACACTCGTTATCAGATTGTAAATGGACTGGAAGGGCTGGTTGAAGCATCGCCATTGGCGAAGCGTGTTCCACCAGTTGCAATGGCATTCACTATAGGTGTCCGATTTGCCAACAATATCTATGGTGGTATGCAATTTGTAGATTGGGCCAAATTGAGTGGAGTGCAATAG
- the LOC133730561 gene encoding protein RETICULATA-RELATED 1, chloroplastic-like, with the protein MRVSPPCFDIADLLVGIVVDIALVGMLAPYARIGKPSVSHGLFGRIQQACAALPSSVFEAERPGCRFSMKQRVASFFYKGVLYGSVGFVCGIIGQGIANLIMNAKRSIKKSEEDIPVPPLVKSAALWGVFLAFSSNTRYQIVNGLEGLVEASPLAKRVPPVAMAFTIGVRFANNIYGGMQFVDWAKLSGVQ; encoded by the exons ATGAGAGT CTCGCCGccttgctttgacatagcggatCTTTTGGTTGGAATTGTTGTTGACATTGCTTTGGTTGGTATGTTGGCACCCTATGCTCGAATTGGAAAACCGTCAGTATCACATGGTTTATTTGGACGCATACAACAAGCTTGTGCGGCTCTCCCTAGCAG CGTCTTTGAAGCTGAAAGGCCAGGATGTAGATTCTCAATGAAGCAGAGAGTAGCCTCATTCTTCTATAAG GGTGTGTTGTATGGTTCAGTTGGTTTTGTATGTGGTATTATTGGACAAGGGATTGCTAACCTGATCATGAATGCCAAACG GAGCATTAAGAAGTCAGAAGAGGACATACCTGTGCCTCCTCTTGTGAAAAGTGCTGCTCTTTGGG GTGTATTTCTTGCTTTCTCGTCCAACACTCGTTATCAGATTGTAAATGGACTGGAAGGGCTGGTTGAAGCATCGCCTTTGGCGAAGCGTGTTCCACCAGTTGCAATGGCATTCACTATAGGTGTCCGATTTGCCAACAATATCTATGGTGGTATGCAATTTGTAGATTGGGCCAAATTGAGTGGAGTGCAATAG